CTCTGAGCAGGAGGGACTCACCTTCCAGTCTGACTTCGAGAGCGGCAACCTGCTGCTGGCGATGCGGCGAGGGCCGAGGGAGTACGACCTGGTGCTGCAGAATGACTACAACTCGACGGGGTTCACACAGTGGTTCTACTTCCTGGTGAAGGGTGCGGGCGCGGGGCCAGTGCGGTTTAACATCGTCAACCTGGTGAAGGCCAGCTCGCTGTTCAGCGAGGGCATGCAGCCGGCCGTGCTGTCCAGCCTGCACGCAGGGTGGCGGCGGGGCGGACAAGTGCTCGGCTACTTCAAGAACCAGTTCCGCAGGGAGAGTATCTGTCTCATCAGAAAGCGATCAGCACTACTACACGCTCAGCTTCACCTACCGCTTCAGCAAAGCCGAGGAGGTCTTCTTTGCCCACTCGTACCCGTACACCTCGCACATGCTCAGGCAGTTCCTGTCCGCGCAGCTGGACCACGCCGCCCGCGGGAAGATGCTCCAGCTGGGCGTGCTGGCCCGCACTCTCGGCGACAACAAGGTCCTGCTGGCCAACCTCGCGGAGGGCGAGTCGGctgaccggcgcaagacggtgGTTGTGATGGCCCGGCAGCACTCGGGTGAGACCCCCGGCTCGTTCGTGCTGGAGGGAATGATCAGCTACCTGCTGGGTGGCTCTAAGGAGGCCCAGTTTCTGCGGCGGAATTACCAGTTCAAGATCCTGCCGATGGTGAACGTGGACGGGGTGGTGCTCGGCAACTACCGCTGCTCGCTGGCCGGGGCCGATCTGAACCGCAAGTGGACCACCAACAGCAAGCAGCTCTTCCCGGAGGTCACTGCCATCAAGAAGCTGGTGGCGGACCTGCACAAAGAAAAGAGACTGCGGTTCATGCTGGACCTGCACGGCCACAGCCGCAAGCTGGGCTCCTTCTTCTACTGCAACTCGGTCAAAAAGCACCCTGAAGCAGTGCGGCTCCTGCCCTACCTCTGCTCCAAGATCAACCCCGACATCATCTTCGAGGACTGCACCTTCAGCACTGCGGAGTCCAAGCGCAGCACTGCCCGCCAGTCCCTCGCGCCCTTCTTCGGTTCGGCCAACACCTGCACCTTCGAAACGTCCTTTTATGGGGCAATGCGGCTCGGCAAGGTCCGGGCCTTCACCCCCGACGACATGCGCAAGCTGGGCGAGTCTGTGGGCGCAGGCCTCTTTTACCTTCTGGCTGGGGAGGACGGGCTCTAGCGCAAGACAGACCTCAAGTTCTACAGCAAGGCTCTCGAAACTTTGAAGCAGCGGCCTCTCGAGGACCGGGCTGAGGAAGACTCGGGGTCTGACTCCTAGCCTGAAGAGTTTGCCATCGACTCTGAACTGCTACTCAAGCCACCAGCGGGGCCTGTTCCCCAGCCCAAACCCGAGGAGGACTGCTCGACGCACCCCTTCCGGACATTCTCGCTGAAGAAAGAATTGCTGCAGCGTGCGATGGTCCGCTCCCAGCTGCATTCCTCCTCGGGCAAGAACGTCCGGCTGCTCGAGCTGGGCAAGGTGGAGAGCAAATTCCCCGAGCGGAGGACCATGAAGCTGGAGCCATAGGCACCCACAAGGCAGGAATGTCCGCTAGCCCGGCGCGCGCGGGGGGACAGCCGGGACTACCGCATCCGCAAGCGAAGCGAGCCGGGGGGGGACAGAGTCACTGGTGGTGACGAACTCGCGGCTGAAAAGCCAGAATTCCACAAAGGCCAGTATCTTTATCAACGCAGTGAATCCGGTCAATAAATTTTGAGCACCCCCTCCTCCATGCAGTCCTCGTGCCACTGCCCCTCGAACCGGCCCTGCCCCGCCCATTCCATCCGCCCCTGCCCTTCCCGGTAGTTCTCCCAGATCTGCCCCACGTAGTGCGACAGGTTCGGCCACTCGAACTTGCCCTGGCCATGCAGCCAGCTGTCCCGCACCTCGCCCGAGTAGCAGGCCCCGTTGCGGAACGTGATCAGCCCCCGTCCCGAGGCCTTGTTGTCCTGGAACTGCCCTTCGTACTTGTCCCCGTTCTCCCACTCGATCGAGCCCCGGTCCGTCTTCTTGCCCTGCCGGAAAAAACCCTGGAAGTAGGTGTTGTCCGGGTACTCTTCCACCCCGCTGCCCtccagccgcccctccgcccaaGTGCCGCGAGCCACCGCCCCTCCCGGGTAGCGCATCTCGCCCTCGCCCTCAAAGCGGCCCAGACGAAACCCCCCGCGGTACATATGGCCCTGGGGCAGAATCAGCCTTCCTGCGCCCTCGAAAATACCGTTGCGGAACTCCCCCTCATAGATCTGCCCGCGACTGATCATGATGCCCGTGCCCTCGGGCTTGTCCTTGACAAGCTGGCCATAGTAGTAGTGGCTCTTGGAGCGCAGCTCGCGGACAGCGCGGCGGTTGACAACATCGGCGTTGGCCTGGTCGGGGCCGAACACGCGGTAGACTGCGAGGGCGGAGGGCGAGCTCAGGCGGACGATGGCCTCCTCGAGGGGCGAGCTGTACTGCCGCTCCTGGGGACAGAGCTCCTGGTTGCCCATAAATAATGCGCTCACTAAGGAAAGTCCTCGCCTTGGCTCTCCTCCTTGTAGTCGGGGTTCTTCACGCACCGGATCAGGATGCGCGGCACGTCCTCTCGGTTCTCGTCCTAGCTCGACTCCGAGTAGTGGATGAAGTTGCGGTGGAACCCGTCCACCCCCCGCCTGCTGAAGTCGTACCCCACCGAGCTGTCCTCGTCGCTGTTCAGCTCGCTCTCGTCCTCTGCGTCGCCGTCTCGGTCCCGGGGCTGCAGCTCGTTCTTGCCCTCCAGGTCGTGCTCGTTGAGCAGTTGCTCCTTCTTGCGCTCGAGCTCGTCCTGACTGAGCGCGTCAAAGAACTCGGGGTCGACCAGCTTGGCCACCAGGAACAGGCAGAGCGCCAGCACCAGGAACACACCCAGCACCACCGCGGCCCAGCCGAGGGCGAACTTCTGGGCGCTGGTGAGGTCGATGTCGTTGTAGGCGATGACTGTTATCAGGATGTAGATCACGCAGAGCACGGCCTCGGCACTGATGGCCACGAAGTTGTGCACCGTAAGCAGGAAGGGCCGGTAGTAGAGGATCAGCAGGATCAGGAACAGCGAGTCCAGCATCAGCACCGGCAGCACATAGAGCGGCAGTGCCCCTGCCAGCCCCACCAGCGCCGCCTCCAGGAACCGCCGGCAGTAGAACAGGAACTGGAAGTACACGCCCAGCCGGCTGACCGGCAGCATGCCCTGGTAGAAAGTGGTCAGGTTCTTCTCCACCAGCCCCGCGATGATCCGGATCTTGTGCCGGCCCAGCTTCCGCAGCACGAAGATTACCCATGCGGCCCACCCCAGAACCGAGACTATCGCCAGCACCAGGCTGAACACTCCGTAAGGCTGTTTTAGGTCCGGGCCCTGCAGCTGCGCGAACCCGAAAAACAGCACGTTCAGCTGCAGGATGAACATGACGTCGTTCGCGTGGTGCCACCGGAACCGCAGCCGCATGCTCTTCAGGAAGCCCAGCACGTGCTCCTTTACTCCTCGAGTCAGCTGTGCCACCCGAGGTTCTGGCGAGTCAGTGGCCCCGTCAGGCGCTTGCTCCTGGTCCTGCGCGGGCTCGTCCGGGGCACCCGGGGACTTGTCTTCGACGGGCTCGGGCATGACCATCTCGTGGGCAGTAGGCGCAAGACTTGGCTGAGCGCGGTCCACGCCGGCGGTGAGCAGGGCCTCGAGCACCCTGCAGAGCAGGTAGTAGACCAGGACGATGACCACGATGGTGAAGTCGAAGCCTGCGTTGCGGACGAAGTTGATGTCCACACTGTTGACGAAGAAGGCGGGCGGGGACTACTCGCGGTAGGCGGGCGGGATGACTGCGCCGAAGAGGTTGGGCATGAAGGACAGGTGGGCCAGGCGGAAGCCGGCCAGGAAGGAGCCGAGGTTGGGGGGGTAGAGGATCTGGAGGAAGATGAGCAGGTAGAGGTGCTGCATGTAGTGGAGGATGTAGAATATTTCGGAGACGCGGTTGCGCAGGACCATCAGCAGCCCCAGGATGAGCATGACCACGGTGATCGACTCGGACATGTGCCGGAACTCCAGCCCGATCGCCCGGTCGGTCTGCGGGTAGAAGTTGTAGAGCGGCACCGGGAAGATGCCCGAGGGCCGCTCCACCGGCCGGTTGCTGGCCGCGTCCCGGATGTACTGCGTCGAGTTCACCAGCCCGATGCTCACGTTGCTGAAAAACAGGCTCTCGTTGAAGTAGGTCTGCAGCTCCAGCGCCTGCGAGTCGAAGCTCACCAGCTCCACCGGCAGCTGGTAGGTCGCCTGCAGCCGCCGCCCCGACGCGAACGTGCTGTTGCCCCCCACCACCTCGATCGACCCGTTCGTCGGCGAGGACAGGTAGGCCACCTCGCGGTTGAACAGCAGCCGCAGCCGCATCACGTTGTCCTGGATGAAGATCACTGCCGTGAAGTTGAGCAGGTCCGACCCGCCCTCCACGCAGTTCAGGTCCGCGCTTTTGCTGAAGCCGGCGGGGCAGTCCTACACGCACTGCCCCGCATACCCGAAGTAGTTCACCCCGCACCGCTCGCTGCACTCCTGCGTGGCCACGTTCACGAAGAACGACGAGGGGCAGCTCTCCTGCACCACGCACTCGTTCGAGTTCGTGTTCAGGAACAGTCCGTTCGGGCACGAAGACCCCTCGATGCAGCTCAGCCCCAGCAGCAGGAACCCCGGCACGCAGCTGGTGCAGAGGCTGGGCTCCTCGCGGCAGGTCTGGCAGGGCCGGAAGCACGAGAAGCAGATGCGCTGCTGCTCGTTGGGCAGGGTGCCCGCAGGACACTCCTGGTAGCAGGTTGACCCGAAGATGAAGTGCACCGGCACAGTCACGCAGGAGGAGCAGCTGCTGGCCGCGTGGCTGCAAGTCGCGCAGGGCTACTCGCAGGCCCCGCACTCCCGGGCCTCGGTCTGGAAGAAGCCTGCCGGGCAGTAGCTGATGCACTGCCCGCTGTAGAGGAAGCCGGTCAGGCAGGTCGTGCAGGCATTCACGTTCGTGCACAGCTGGCAGGTGATCGGGCACCGTGAGCAGGCCTTCAGGATCAGGTCCGCGAAGAACCCCGTCGGGCAGGACCCGCTGCAGTCGCCGTTCACTGGGAAGCGGCTGCTGTCCTGGCAGGTCAGGCAGAACTCCGCCTGGCCCGAGCACAGCAAGCACTGTCCCCCACAGGCCTGGCACTTAAAAGAGTCGGAGGCGGGGTCTAGCTGGCTGTAAGTGCGGTCGGGACAGAGGTTCAGGCACTGCCCCTCGGCGAGGCTGCCAaacagacagctcgtgcactgGAAGGCACTCGAGCACGACTTGCAGGGCTGGTTGCAGGGGAAGCATGTCCGCGACGTGGGGTCGCTGTACTCAGTGCCAGAGCAGCTGCTGCAGGTGTTGCTGGTCGGGTTCAGGAAAGTCCCCGGCTCGCAGGAAGTGCACGTGCTCGGAGTGCCTTCGCAGAGTTCGCAGGGCTGCTGGCAGGGCTGGCAATTGCCACTCTGCCGCACGTAGCGTCCGGGGCAGGTCAGGAAGCAGGTGCTGTTGAGCAGTCCGCCTTGCTCGCAGCTGGTGCACTTGAACGAGGTCTCGGTGCAGGCGGAGCACGGGAAGGCGCAGATTTCGCAGGTGAGCACTGCCTGGTAGTAGCCCGTGGGACAGGCGGTGCTGCAGGTCCCCTGCAGCTTGTTAAAGACGTAGTTGGTCTAGCAGGACAGGCACTCGGTGGCGGACCCGCAGGACAGGCAGGGCGTCTCACAGAGCATGCACTCGCTGTTCTCCGCGTAGCTGCCGCTTGGACACGAGGCCAGGCACAGCGCGAAGTACTTGTTCAGCCCCGGCGAGCAGGTCAGGCAGGTGTCAAACAGCGAGCAGGTGGCGCAGACTGAGGAGCACGGCTTGCACCCCAGCACGAGCACATCTCCAAACTGCCCCGCTGCACACGACGCCACACAGCTGTCGGTTGCCGGGTCGAAGAAGTACGGCGTCCCCTCGACAATCGAGCATTCGCTGCACTCACTGGCGTCGGCACACTTCAGGCACCCTGTCGCGCAGGCCACGCATGACCCCCCGTTTGGGAAGAATCCGCCTGGACAGGCCTCCAGACACTGTCCGGCAGAGAGCAGGTACCTGATGATGCAGGTGGCGCACTGCAGCCCGGCCTGCGTCTGGGCGCAAGTGTTGCAGGGTCGGGGACAGCGCTGGCAAATTTTGTTAGCCGGGTAATAACCGGCCGAGCAGGCAGTCAGGCAGCTGCCTTGCTCCACCTGCAGGACTCTAGGGTCAGGGCAGGAGGTGCAGAACGAGCTGCTGTACAGGCATGTCAGGCAGGCCTGGTCGCAGGCCCGGCAGGCCAGCTGAGCCGTGTCTGCGTAAGAGCCCGAAGCGCATATGTTGACCGGCGAGCAGCTGCCCTGGCCATTGGTGACGGTGAGGTAGCCGGCCTGGCAGGACTGGCAGTTGTCAGCGGGGCCTGCGCAGGTCAGGCAGCTGACTGCGCAGGGAGTGCATCGCAGGTAGCCGGTCGTCTGGCCAGTCGGCACAAAGGTGGTCGAGAATGTGCCGGCCGGGCAGGTTTGGGTGCAGGCGCTGGCCGCCTCATTGAAAGAGTACCCTGCGGCACAGGGGGCACTGCAGGCCTGGGGGTTCAGGCAGCTGGCGCAtccggccgggcaggcggtgcagGTCATGGTCTAGGTCATCCCGTACTGCCCATCGGGGCAGATGAGCAGGCACGTCCCCGAGGCAGGCACCAGGAACTTGTTGCGGCAGGAGGTGCACACGGTGGCAGAAGTGCAGACCAGGCACTCGTTGGTGCAGGGCCTACAGATATTTGCGGCAGCCTCGGGGAAGTAGAGCTCAGGACAGGAGGTGAGGCAGGCGTTGGCAGAGAAGTAGTAGGTGGTGCCCTAGACGGTGGCGCAGGTGAGGCAGAGCGTGCTGCTGGAGCAGGTGGCACAGCCTGTACTGCAGGGAGTGCACTGCAGCTGCTGGATGTTCGGGTAGAACCCGCCTGGACAGCTCTGCAGGCATCGGTTCTCGTGGAAGAACAGGCTCGCGCAGGACAGGCAGTTCACTTTCGAGTCGGTGCAGGTGAGGCAGGGCAGGGCGCAGACCTGGCAGAGGCTGAGGCTCGAGTCCGCGTAGTAGCCCGAAGGACAGGTCTGCAGGCAGCTGCTCTCGAAGAGGAAGAACCCTGCCACGCAGTTGAGGCAGGCGGTGGCAGACTGGCAGGACAGGCAGTTGTTGGTGCAGTCCAGGCAGGACGACACCAGGTTATTGGCGTACGTGAACGCCGGGCACGAGATGAAGCACCTGCTCACCCCGTCCTGCCGGTACGAGTAGAACCCCGAGTCGCAGGCCCGCTGGCACGTGTTGCCCTGGATGAACAGGTCGTCCGACACGCACTTGTCGCAGCTCACGGCGTTGTTGCACAGCAGGCACCGCGAGTCCACGCAGTATGATCGCTGCACCACCAGCTCGTCCAGCGCGAAGTTGGCGCTTCCTGCAGCTTCCAGGCTGTTTTCCTCTCGGATGGCCGTGGAGTCAAACATCACCACGAACTTCACGCTTTGGTAGACCAACCCAGACCCGCAAGTATGAGTCGGTCCTGCCGGGACGGAGACCTGGTGCTGCACTCCATTCATGGTGAGAGTGATGGTGCCGGCAGCCGCACTGAACCAGTAGACCTTGCCGACCACGGAGACCGTATAGGCCTGCAGCTACCCCAGAGTGACAGCAATGGTCTTGCCGTTGGCCTGCAGCTGGCTGCCGTAGCAGTCGACCGAAGACAGGGCCGAGGAGTCGGCATAGGCGTATATGTCCGGGCGGTAATGGTAGCTCAGGTATTCCTGCACGACAGACTCGCTGAACACGAACAGGGGCAGGCACATGCCGTCGGTCAGATACGCCAGGTTCGAGCAGCTGCTGCACTCTGCGAAACTGGGGCTGCGGCAGGCCAGGCACAGCAGCGAGCAGCTGGGCGTGCAGCCGTTGTTCAGTAGGAAGAAGGAATCCAGGCAGTTCACGCAGGTGCCCCCCTGCTGGTCCTGGCAGTCCTGGATCTGGCCAGCAGTGTTGCAGTGACCCGAGGCGAGGCTGAACCCCCGATTGCAGGAGGTGCACTGTGCCGCAGTGCAGGTGGCGCAGTTGGTAGGACACACCACGCAGCTGCCGGTGCCCTGGTTGAGGTAGTAGTTGCTGGCGATGCAGGTGTCGCACTGGCCGAAGAGGCACACGTCGCAGTTCTGGAAGTTACAGGGCGCGCAGGACGAGGACAGGGTCACGAAGTAATTGCGGGCGCAGAGGGTGCAGAGGGAGGCGGACTGGCAAGTCAGGCAGTTGCTGGAGCAGGCGCTGCAGATGGCGCCGCCCTGGTCAGGGAAGAACCCATGCTCGCAAGAAAGCACGTTCTGGAAGACGCAGGTGAGGGCATGGCTGTAGGTGCACAAGCTGCAGAGCCCGCCCAGCAGGTAGTGGCCTGGACTGCACTGGGAGCAGGTCAGGGTGGGGTCGCACTGCAGGCAGTTGATCGAGCAGGGCTGGCACCGGAACACGTTCGTGGGAGAGAGGAAGTAGCCCGGCTGGCAAGAGGTGCAGGTGCTCGGGCTGGGCGTGGTGCAGGCCACGCACCGGTAGTAGCACGGCAGGCAGCCGTACTGGGGCAGCAGGATCAGCGGGGAGGCACAGGGCCCCTGGCACTGCTGGGGCGACCCGGAGCAGGAGTCGCAGCGGATGATGGGGGGACTGCAGGAGTCCTGGCCGCGGACAGCCCACCACAAAAGCAGAAGCATATTAATAAACGAGGGCGGGGCTACTTGGTTCAAAGAAGAAGGCCGCTAATATAAAATAGAATAATGGAGGAAGTCTAGTTCGAAGTGGTGCTGGTTCTGGGGGAGCAGCCCGTGCGGTTGGTGGGGCTGCCCGACAGGACGCAGATTTTTAATCTCTAAAAGAAATCGCTGATCGAGGAGTTCCGGTTCGGCTGGGATGTCAAGCTCGAGCTGGGCTGGGCGGAGCCTCTGCCTCCCGAGGGGTACGAGCTGGACAGTCTGGCGTTAGTGGCGGGTGAGCGGTCCGTCCGCCTGCGGGGCGCCTCCCCCGATCTGCGGGCATCAGTTAATTATCTAAAAGACAGGGCCAACCTACTCGGCTTCCACAACATCTACCTGACCAAGAAGAAGATCGGCAGGGGCAACTTCTCGAGCGTGTACAACTCCGTCAAGCTGTAGAACCAGGTCGAGGTCGCAGTCAAGGCCATCAGCAAACTAGGCCTGCCGCCCGAGGACTTCAAGTTCATCCGCAACGAGGCGGCAGTGCTGCGCAGGCTGCACTACCCCGGCATCATCCGTCTGCACGAAATCTGCGAGACCAAGAATTCGATCTACATTGTCATGGAACTTATCAGCGGCGGGTTGCTTTCCCATGCGATCAAGAAAAATACCTTCCTGGACTGGGAGATCAGATCCCTCCTGCAGCGCATCCTCGAGACCCTGGCCTACCTGCACGACCACGGCATCGCCCACCGCGACATCAAGCCCGAGAACCTCATGTTCCGCTCGCTCAGCAGCCTCGACATCGTCCTAGTCGACTTCGGCATGGCCACGCACGTCCCCTCCGAGACCGACTTCGAGTGCTGCGGCACGCCCGGCTACGTCGCCCCCGAGATGTTCAACCACGAGCCGTACTCCACCCGCTGCGATGTGTTCAGCCTGGGGGCCACCATGTACTACCTGACTACCAAGAAAACCCTGTTCGAGGGGACAGACGCTTAAGAAATTTTCAAGGCCAACCAGAACGCCAAATTCAGGCTCAACTGCGGGGCATTCTCTGCCCTGGACGAGGGGCTGCAGGATCTGCTGGGGCGCATGCTTGAGCGGGACCCCTCCAAGCGCATTTCCCCGAAGGAGGCGCTCGAGCACCCCTTTATGACCCAGCACTTCCGGCGGGGCACGGTCAGCCACTCCTCGCTGGTCTCGAACGACAGCGAATAATCATCGGAGAGCAAGGACAGCGACAAGCGGAGGAGCGCCACGAAGTGTCCGTCCGGGGTGCACTTCCTGACCAAGCAGCTGCGCAAGGAGGGCAGCGCCTCCTCGCTGCACGTCGAGGAGCAGCCCCAGAAGAAGAAGGCCTCGGTCTTTCTCAAGTTTAAGAGCATGAAGCTCTGATTATTGAATGACCAACTTGGCCCCTCTCGCCAGTGCCAGCCTCGCCCTCATCCGCGCGCATCACCGGCTGGCTGCCCCCGCCTCCCTCCAGGTCCTGCTCCTCAAGCGATCAGCCGCAGGCACCTTCTCCAGCGTGTAGGCCTTTCCGGGTGGAGTGCAGTCGCCTCTCGATCTCACAGCAGCCAGCCCTCCGCAACACAACGCCGCCAGAGAGACATTCTAAGAAGTCGGGCTCTTTTTTCCCTCCAGACCTGCGCTGAGCAGCACTGATCTGGACGACTTGGCTCGCTTCGGTCAGGCCTACGCCGCAGAATTGCTACGGGGATAGCCTGAGGTGCAGGTCAATGAACACTTCTTCGCCCAGCTGAAGCAGCGATTCGGGCTAGCCTCCTTCCTGCCGATGGTGCGACTGATCTCAGTGCCCTTCCTGCCCGCTCGCTACGACACCCGCTTCTTCGTGCAGGAGCTCGAGCAGCCTCTGTTCATAAACTTCAGCCAGCTGTGCGAACAAGGGCGCGCTGGCATCACTCGCCAAGACATCCGTTTCTGCAGCGAGTTCGAATCGATGCAGTGGCTCTGCCCTATCGAGGCTCTGGCGCACTATTTCAAAGGCGAAATCCGACTGGCCCCGCCCCAATATATGATCCTCAACGTTCTGTCAAGCTTCGCTACCCCGGCAGAGGCCTGCTCATATTTCAAGGGCCTCGATCCTGAGGAAAAGGACTTTCCCTTCATGATTTCGTTCCTGCCTCGAGGCAAAGACCAGCCCCGCCACGCGGCCTTCCCTAGAGACCCAGACTACCCGTGGCGGAGAGTGTTAGACAATGAAAAATCAGAGGCCTTGAACACTGAGCTCGCACAGTTAAGCCAAAGTCTAGCGCACTCGGGGCAGCGACGCATGCGGTTCATCTTCGAGGACGAAAAGCTGATGTTCGCGAAGGGCCACAGGCTGGAAGGTGACAACAAGGGCACCTTCTTTGAGCGGTTCCGGGGCAGCGAGTAGATCCTCCAGGAGATCAGGCAGAAAAACCTGTGATGGTTATGTACAGCACAGTGAATGGGGTCAAACGTCATGGGAAAGCAGTCCGTTCTGCTGCCGAAATGTGCGCAGCAACAGCAGCCGCTCCCGCTTGAGCTTGCTGACCTCCAGCTGTGCCTGGACCAGCTGGCGCTTCACAGCCGCTAGTTTTGCTGGGCTGACCCTCTGCTGTTTTCCCAAGGTCATTTGAATTTGATGGTGGATTCACAAACGACCGCTTGGCCGAGCTGCCAGTAGCTGCCTTTggccccaacccccctcccgcGGAGGATCCTGTTCAGCCAGCCTCGCTCTGTCGGTTTAAAGTCGAGCCTGTCCTCAGCGAGCCCGAGCCCCTCGAGGCGCTGTGTGATTCGGTCGAAAGGCAGTAGCTGCTCGACGGTCTGGCTGGTCTCTGGCTGGCAGAGCGCCCTCGCCCAGGCCTCCTGATCTGCCTCCACGGGCTCGTTCAGCCAGCCGGCTATGAACTCCAGAGTGTAGGGAGCATCTTCCTCAACCAGTTCTTGCCGTAGACTGGGCCACACCCCAAGGAACTGGCCTTCCGCGGAGGCCAGACAGTTGACGAACAGCAGTTCCAGTCCGTTCCACTTCAGGCTTGAGGCGATCACAGTGAAGTCCTTCAGAGTGACGCTCTTGATCAGTCCGTCCAGCAGGCCTCCGAACTCCTCGTGCACGCATTCTTCGAACTTGTCCGCCAGCTACCTCCTGCTGTAAATGCCGGTGAAGCACTGTCCTGAGGCCTTGCGGCTGAGCAGAGAGTACCCAGACGTGTGCCTCTCCAGGTCACGCTCTGCGGTGCCCGGGTCCCGCACCCTCTGCAGGGCCAGCAACAGCAGGTCAGCAGGCTCCTTGCCTAGCAGCAGAGGCAGCTGGGCTTGCATGTCTACCTCGCGACAGTCCCAGCTCACGATCTTCAGAGAAATCGAGTCCGGCTTGACCGTGAGGTCCTCGGGCTCAGGGCACAACTGGTTAATGGTGGCCTGTCTGGCCTGGTCCGAAAATATCTGCTTGTAAAACCGCTCGACGGTCGTGAGTTTGTGCCGGAAAAACCCTCGAAGGGTGCGCCGGCCAGTCTTCGTGACACTGGTCAAGAAAGAACTCGGTGTGGGTTGAGCCTGTGCCCGCGTACAGCTCTGACAGCATGTCGCCATGCTCAGCCCAGAGCACCTTGAGGTCTTGCAAAAGAGGCCGGGGTTTAGGCTTTTCC
This genomic window from Hippocampus zosterae strain Florida unplaced genomic scaffold, ASM2543408v3 HiC_scaffold_351, whole genome shotgun sequence contains:
- the LOC127594996 gene encoding uncharacterized protein LOC127594996, whose protein sequence is MEEKSLIEEFRFGWDVKLELGWAEPLPPEGYELDSLALVAGERSVRLRGASPDLRASVNYLKDRANLLGFHNIYLTKKKIGRVKAISKLGLPPEDFKFIRNEAAVLRRLHYPGIIRLHEICETKNSIYIVMELISGGLLSHAIKKNTFLDWEIRSLLQRILETLAYLHDHGIAHRDIKPENLMFRSLSSLDIVLVDFGMATHVPSETDFECCGTPGYVAPEMFNHEPYSTRCDVFSLGATMYYLTTKKTLLNCGAFSALDEGLQDLLGRMLERDPSKRISPKEALEHPFMTQHFRRGTQLRKEGSASSLHVEEQPQKKKASVFLNASLALIRAHHRLAAPASLQVLLLKRSAAGTFSSVPALSSTDLDDLARFGQAYAAELLRG